The following proteins are encoded in a genomic region of Ostrea edulis chromosome 7, xbOstEdul1.1, whole genome shotgun sequence:
- the LOC125653550 gene encoding uncharacterized protein LOC125653550 has protein sequence MTPLYLRVFVYACLVLASATLVTCQDYMYPTVAESSRNTHNCTKGVTTECISPAKFTCLQSCMMKNGGGFCTTCRCQIKQNTRTDRGAIAAFQPSGTCPNLKCYGDYKVHHNIPTWTRDSLLDICSVPEYIEAGYFPTIDANQSKVTFSEATKCTGQPNCPKERYLSNEISPIYERYENGTYVWKSHEQRSSTSSTGNPDALRATICYSVFLVLFVLKSIY, from the exons ATGACCCCGCTATATCTTCGTGTTTTCGTCTATGCATGTCTAG tGCTAGCCTCAGCTACATTG GTTACTTGCCAAGACTACATGTATCCAACCGTGGCAGAAAGCAGCCGCAATACGCATAACTGCACGAAAGGGGTAACTACGGAGTGCATTTCTCCAGCAAAATTCACCTGTTTACAATCTTGTATGATGAAGAATGGTGGAGGTTTTTGTACAACATGTAGATGCcaaatcaaacaaaacacacgAACG GATAGAGGAGCGATAGCTGCTTTTCAACCAAGTGGTACATGTCCCAACTTGAAGTGCTATGGTGATTACAAAGTTCATCATAATATCCCTACTTGGACGAGAGACAGTCTACTTGATATCTGCAGCGTACCTGAATACATAGAAGCG GGCTACTTTCCGACCATCGACGCAAACCAGAGTAAAGTCACTTTCTCCGAAGCAACAAAATGCACTGGACAACCGAACTGTCCTAAGGAACGGTACCTGTCAAATGAAATAA GTCCAATTTATGAAAGGTATGAAAATGGAACATATGTCTGGAAAAGTCACGAGCAAAG ATCATCAACAAGCAGCACCGGAAATCCAGATGCATTACGGGCAACCATCTGTTATTCTGTTTTCCTAGTCCTATTCGTTCTAAAATCCATTTATTAG